The Anabas testudineus chromosome 1, fAnaTes1.2, whole genome shotgun sequence genomic sequence aaggtaATTTAACTACTTATAACTGTATTTAAGTAAGCAGATGAAAGGTATAGTTTAAAAAGCCTGTAGAGTTCTGCAACAACATCTATGGATAGATGAGACCAAGTCCAGCTTGCAAGAGAAAAATAGGAACTAAATTGTTTGGAGAAGAGAGGGAACTACTCATAATCTGAAGCTACCACCTCATCTGTGAAGCGTGGTGGAAGTGGTGTTATGGTGTTATGGTGTGGACATGTATGGCtcccaaagaaacaaaacaaagaaacaaaagaaatccgCTGACTTTGTGCGAGATCACAATTGAGGGTGGTTACAGGAAAATGTTTCAACGAAGAGAAGGCCTCCAGAAAGTCTTTATATTGTTACAAGCTGATGGTACAGGATGTATGCAGGTGGAACTCACCTGTCTTCAGTCAGACTGAGTTCTTTGGTCAGAAACTCGAAGATCTTGGCACTGTGCTCCTTGTTTTTGTCAGCAGTGTCGGTCACGCCGATAGCAGACACCGACAGCATCACACATGGAGAGCAGGAGCCTGCTATCATCATGGGCAACCCGGGCTTCACTACTACATTCATCCTCTGAAAGACAACAACAATGGCTACATCAGAGAGGTTAGAGAAACTGACATGGTGAGGGGCAGAAATATTCAGAGAAAACCTGTGTAATAAAAAGTTACACTATAAAGATTTAACTCCAGTACCTggacactgacacattttccaTCAAATCAATCACCTGAACTGAATCTAATTTCATTCCTTTGTGTTCAAAAAACACCCCATGAAAAAAGCACGAGGTGAAGATAGCACCTGGCCGAGCATCACCGGGGGGCAGAAGCAAGCATGTGGTGATGTCTCTGGGTGTGAATGCGGCTGAGCAAGCATGAGATGTCTCCTGCACTCCAGTGGTTAGTAGTTGACTGGTAGAAGATTCTGATAGAGCTGATGCAGATGCTGAGCCTCACTGAGCTTTTCAGCAGCTACATGCACCCTCACCTACAGCTCGCTCGGCTCTGGGGTCCGagctgtctctttctgttgctCCACCCAGCCTCCACTCGGGCTCCTTGCCTATCCTGCAACAGACATGATCTCATAAACGGGCCAGACTCCCTCTGGTCTCTACAGGAACTCGGTCATCCTGGGTGCAGTGAACAGGCTTTCCAAGTCTAACCCACTTTCCACGTGACCATAACACAACTGCAGAACTACAAACACATGCTCAAGTATGCAACTTGAGCATGTGTTTGTAGTTCTAAAGTGTATTATTAATTAGATAGTTGGTATTAGTTGTCTTAAGCCATCAGTAGATGTGCTGTAAGTGtaactgtcagttttattcatTCTAATGGAAAAAGGTTTTGAAAAGCTACTCTTCCTACTGTTAACTGTTACTGTGATTTAGCTTCATTCTTAATTCTACCACTTCTTGTGACAGTCTCAGATCCACATGTGAACACTGAGGGGACAGCTCACTCACTTCCTCTGGTTTTCCCAGAGCAGCCGCGGTGCTGGAGCACAGCCTCTTCACAAAGTCCTCGGAGAAGGAACTGCTCGGCAGGTTCGTCTGTAGCTCGATGAAAGGCATCTTGTTGACAGTGTCTGCTCTGGACTCTGATCCCAACTCTGGACGAAGACGAGGTCAAAACTCCAGCGACGTCACATTTACGTAAACGACCTCTTCCGGTTGACGACTCCAAAATACGTGTGGTGCGTTTGTGCGTACGTTGGTGGTGGATTAACCAGCGGCTCAATAATAAAACTAACCGTCTGATTATCAGTGCTACTGTCTGTCTTTTCCAGTATAAGTAAATATCTGTTTTGCAGTCACTTCGAATAAAGCATAAATTTCACAGTCGTCCATCTGTCGTAGTGGACCGCGGCGTCTTCTTTAGTGGTGACCTCACTACTGCCCCCCTGAGGCCGGAGGATTGTTGTAAATCATCTCATTCCAAGAACTAATGATCAAATATCAGGACCAAGATTTCGAAAGGACCAGAGGTAGAAAACGGCATAACAAgaatactcaagtaaagtacaagtacgtcagttttgtacttttacaatacataaacaaatgcaccacatgtaaaaacaactttaattcatattttaaggAAGGAGGAAAGTTTGTGGTTAGAACCTgacataacaaaaataaagacaacaccCACTGACAGATGTTTGAGTAGATAATTTATTAAAGATTAATTACTATACATTACCAAAACATTTCAGTCGTTATCAACATAACAAACAGGGCCCACACTGACTGAGGACCAGCGTTCAGATGATGTGGTGTGTACAACATGTATGTTACTCAAAGCAACCCATCGTGAGAGTTGACATCCATCCTTCTTCATACCAAGGATGACAAACCTACAGAAAAATGATAAATACATGtcaatgtaataaataataaataaatgtaatatgtgaCTCCTACATTTAGACGCGGACACACTCGTGTTATCAGCTACAGGTGAAATATAACAGAACCTGATCCTAGCTCTTTCTGAGACTAAAGCAGTCAATCTTTGGCCACATACTCACCGTGGGAGAACTTGCACTGTTTGAGCGCCTCATTGAAGCCTTCACATAAACTCAGGTCGGTCTGGTTGGTGGCACAGTCCAGGAACTGTCTGACCTCAAAGTGACAGGGGCTTGGCTGGGCTGGAGCAGGCCTGGGGGGCTCCTGGAGtgttatcaataaaaaaaatgataaaaaaaaaatgcttatttAAAAAACCATATCTATTTCACATACTAACAGCAGCAGATCCACCTCTTACCTGGTACGCAGGCTTGGCTGGCTCTGGactactgttgctgctgctgccactaaACGCTCCTGTCAGGGCGCTACCAACTACGTGACCCACAGCTGAACCTACTGCCACCCCTGCAGCCGTTGTGGCCATCTGGGCCATGAGGCCAGGTCCCTGGGACTGAGCCGGAGCTGGGGCCAATGAGGCAGGAGGTGGATGAGCAGGGGGTGGAGCATGGGATGGAGCTGGACTagaaacagaataataaaagtCAATTTTTTCACACTGTAAAGTCAGTTCACAGCAAAATTAATATTCACAAGTGACTTAATAGAATATTATGTCATTTAAGTCATGCCACACTGCataaaaagta encodes the following:
- the chchd10 gene encoding coiled-coil-helix-coiled-coil-helix domain-containing protein 10, mitochondrial — protein: MARGSRSRSSAPAPAPAPVSPAPSHAPPPAHPPPASLAPAPAQSQGPGLMAQMATTAAGVAVGSAVGHVVGSALTGAFSGSSSNSSPEPAKPAYQEPPRPAPAQPSPCHFEVRQFLDCATNQTDLSLCEGFNEALKQCKFSHGLSSLV
- the ddt gene encoding D-dopachrome decarboxylase; its protein translation is MPFIELQTNLPSSSFSEDFVKRLCSSTAAALGKPEERMNVVVKPGLPMMIAGSCSPCVMLSVSAIGVTDTADKNKEHSAKIFEFLTKELSLTEDRIVIVFYALEPHQVGKKGTVMSFL